From the Neobacillus sp. PS3-34 genome, the window ATAATTAGGCAGAATCCACAGTTGTTAATAATGACTTTGATTCTGCCTATTCTATTTCCCTTTCTATAAAGAAATTTCATTTTAGTAGGCAGGAATCTCAATCAGAAATCAATTGTTTTCGTATGCTAATTTGAATAAATTTTTCGTAAGGGACGTGGAATAAAATGGGTTTGATTCACATCAAGAAAAAGGACTTTGATAAAAAGGTCCATTGGCATCTTCAAAAGAAAAAGAAAAGAAGAGACCATCATTGTCATGATGAAAGCAGCAGCAGTAGCAGCCATCATCATCATGATGAAAGTAGCAGTAGCAGCCATCATCACCATGATGAAAGTAGCAGTAGCAGCCATCATCACCATGATGAAAGTAGCAGTAGCAGCCACCATTGGCATGATGAAAGTAGCAGCAGTAGCCATCATCACCATGATGAAAGCAGTAGCAGTAGCAGTAGCAGTAGCCATCATTGTCATGATGAAAGCAGTAGCAGTAGCCATCATTGTCATGATGAAAGCAGCAGCAGTAGTAGTAGTAGCAGTAGCCACCATTGGCATCCTCCTGGACATCAAGAACATTGTATAGAAGATGTTCTAAAAGCGATATTACATGCACAAAAGAAAGGCCAAAAGGCTGAAAAGAAAGGCCAAAAAGAAAAAAGAGTGCAATACTTCCTGCAATGAATCCATTCATCAATTATTAGGTGAGTCGAAGAAGTCGAAGAAGCCTAAGAAAAACACAATTCCTTTCATTCTTTATTGTGGTGATTGTGAACCTTTTAAAGCAACTGGAGTAACTACCTTTTCATGTCATTCAAAAAAGGAAAAGTTCGCTTGCATCACTTCATTCATATTCAGAATTAAGGATATTGATAATAATTGTGCTGTTCTTGAGCTTTTGAAAATTAAATCTGAAAAGGATCACTCTTCAGATACTGATAAAAATTGCAAATCCAAAGATGTTTGTTCTCCATGCTGTCAAATCAACAGTAAAGATGTAGACGATTTAGAAAAAACGGGGATTTGTATTACTGTTGATCTTACTTGCTTCTGTGCTATAACCTGCTTGCCTGCAGTTCGTTTATAATATCTGATGCCCAGTTATATATTAACTGGGCTTTTTATCTATAAGGATAAACAATTCTTGTCCTCACCCTTTCTATCCTCCAAAAGCATCTAGAACTTCCTCTAAATCTTTTAAATCCAATTCTGCAGATCCTTTTTGTGGATTTGATCGGGGCAAAAATGGAGAATTGTTTTTTATAAAGGTGCCAGTTTGAATCATGTTTTTTATTTCAGATAACTCAAATAGTATTTCTTCATTAACACCATTAAACGATCTTGGATGCAGATAATTATTTAGAGCAGATAAAACAAGATGGATAAGAGTATTGTTGTTAGCATGGTATTCAATTTGGTCCTGTATCTTGGATGAAACAAGATGGGAGTCTCCTGTTTTGACATCAATGAACGTATCGGGAAGAGTAATGGCGGTTTTATTAAGGTAATCAGTAAAAGTTCTGGACATATCTGTCACCTTCTAGCCTTTAATACTAGCAAATTCAATTGCACTTTCTTGGTCTTTCTTAATTTGATTCATTTTCGCAAGAATCATAAGTCCCCGAACATTGAGTTTTTCCATATCTTCCGGGAAAAGCAATTCAATTCGCAGCCCTCTCTCAGTCCATCGGACAGCAGATTCCTGAATTTGCTTTTTCGCTAATTTTGCGGCACCCCCGACGGCAATATATTTTGTTGCCCCTTTAATTTCATTAGAGTTGCTTCTAACACGATCGAAGTGTTCAAGGTATTTAACTGCCATTGATTTTAACTGAGGAATAATATATTTACTAATATCTTTTTTCACTCCTGCAAATGGTTCTACATACCACTCCGATTGTCCAGAAATTAATTTTTCCTCCAGCTCTGAACGTGAATCAAATTTATATAACTCGTTTTTACTGACCTTTTGAATGATATTGTCTAAGAATTGATTGATTCCGAACGGTTTCCCTTCAACAGAAGCAACAGGTTTGTTATTCTTGATGCCTACGAAATCTACCGAGTCTCCCCCAAGATCACCAATAATAATTCCTTTTCGAGAATCCCTTACTAGGGTATCATCTTGAATCCCTAAAGTTTCTTGATCACGTGTCAGACTCAGGTATGCACAAGCCCCTTCTGCACCGACAATCACATCTTTAACATGAAGTTTGACTACTAATTCTTTTGGTTCGGGAACTCCTGGCACTTTTTGAAAAATTACGGTATGTGTACCTAGTAATCTTTGTTTAAATTTATCCTTTTTTTCTTTGTATTGGGTGGTTGGCAATGAAACTGCTAATTGATCGATATTATAATGTATTTCCGTATCCTCAGGATTTAAGACAGCAGCATGATAGGCTGCCAGTCCAAAAAGGAGTACATAAGTACGATCCTCATCGACTTTCTGATTATTAAAGCCTGTTAAACTAACATCTCTCTGTTTCGCCGCAGCTTTCCCTATATAGTATATTTCTCTTTTATCAAAAATGGCCTGGCTCTTGATTTCAACAATAAGGTTTTCTTCGAACAATACATCCTCATCATCATATGGCTTTTCAAAAAACTCATCATCAAAAAGCGAAATGGCATTTGGAATTTGATATTCACTTACGATCCCTTTGTCAGACGCCAATGCCTTATACCAGCTGTTTCCTATATCTACAGCAAAATAATTATATTTATCCATCGTATCTACCTCCTTTTGAATCTTATGCAAACTAGGCGTTTCGTTGTGCATGTACCTTTTTTTTTATAAACACAAAAACTTTATATTATATAGTAAATTCCACGTTTATACTGATTCATTTAACCATGCTTACTAGGAAAGCTTGCATACCATAAATTGAACCATAAATTAAAAGGAGGAAAATATATGAATAAAGATCAACAACAAAATTGTATCGATTTTAATCAATCTGCAGGATTAGAGACTTGCACTAGTACACCAGTTACTCCTGTCACCACACCAGCCGGTACAAGGATTTTAAGAGTTCCTGTTACACTTGCAGAAAGAACTGTAACTTCTACTCTTTCAACTAACATTCATTTTCCAGACCCTGTTCTGGAAATCAAGGATATTAAAAAGAGGGTGAAAATTGTACAATGCAGCCTAATTTTGGATCCTGTTAATCCAGGCCAAAGCCCTTTTGACGGTGCTCCTGGTACGTTAGTTTTAAGAGGATTTGTCAGAAAAAACATCCAATACGCTACACCTATTTGCGATGCTTCAGGTACATGTGTGTCTTCAAACCTAAAATCTCTTACAGTTGATGTTCCATTTGAATGTATGACTGTTATCCCACAAGGAGAATTTCTCACACCGCCAGAACGTCCACAATTAAATTCACGTGCGGAATTTGACTTCTTCAGATCACAGAATTTAGGAATGGGCTTTCCTGAAAAGGACCATCTCCTTTCTAGCGACCTATCACAATTCCATCAACGAAACATTGCATTTTATAATCAATTTCCATTCTGTGAGATTCTCTCACACAATATTCTTGA encodes:
- a CDS encoding CsxC family protein codes for the protein MNKDQQQNCIDFNQSAGLETCTSTPVTPVTTPAGTRILRVPVTLAERTVTSTLSTNIHFPDPVLEIKDIKKRVKIVQCSLILDPVNPGQSPFDGAPGTLVLRGFVRKNIQYATPICDASGTCVSSNLKSLTVDVPFECMTVIPQGEFLTPPERPQLNSRAEFDFFRSQNLGMGFPEKDHLLSSDLSQFHQRNIAFYNQFPFCEILSHNILEWDEALDRQPLPGNAPFEEGTFTRIVEKMVLRFTIKVLQNQQVRVTAI
- a CDS encoding ParM/StbA family protein — its product is MDKYNYFAVDIGNSWYKALASDKGIVSEYQIPNAISLFDDEFFEKPYDDEDVLFEENLIVEIKSQAIFDKREIYYIGKAAAKQRDVSLTGFNNQKVDEDRTYVLLFGLAAYHAAVLNPEDTEIHYNIDQLAVSLPTTQYKEKKDKFKQRLLGTHTVIFQKVPGVPEPKELVVKLHVKDVIVGAEGACAYLSLTRDQETLGIQDDTLVRDSRKGIIIGDLGGDSVDFVGIKNNKPVASVEGKPFGINQFLDNIIQKVSKNELYKFDSRSELEEKLISGQSEWYVEPFAGVKKDISKYIIPQLKSMAVKYLEHFDRVRSNSNEIKGATKYIAVGGAAKLAKKQIQESAVRWTERGLRIELLFPEDMEKLNVRGLMILAKMNQIKKDQESAIEFASIKG
- a CDS encoding CotY/CotZ family spore coat protein, whose amino-acid sequence is MHKRKAKRLKRKAKKKKECNTSCNESIHQLLGESKKSKKPKKNTIPFILYCGDCEPFKATGVTTFSCHSKKEKFACITSFIFRIKDIDNNCAVLELLKIKSEKDHSSDTDKNCKSKDVCSPCCQINSKDVDDLEKTGICITVDLTCFCAITCLPAVRL